One Streptomyces sp. L2 genomic window carries:
- a CDS encoding helix-turn-helix transcriptional regulator — protein MSLTVTTPHSEAAAPALAPRERETLKHIAAGCTYLQAARNMGLSRHTVDAYLRRIRAKLDINTTAELTRLAISLGL, from the coding sequence ATGAGCCTCACCGTCACCACGCCGCACAGCGAAGCCGCCGCCCCCGCGCTGGCCCCGCGTGAGCGCGAGACCCTGAAGCACATCGCGGCCGGCTGCACCTACCTCCAGGCGGCCCGGAACATGGGACTGTCCCGGCACACGGTCGACGCCTACCTGCGCCGCATCCGCGCCAAGCTCGACATCAACACCACGGCCGAGCTGACCCGGCTGGCGATCTCCCTGGGCCTGTGA
- a CDS encoding TerB family tellurite resistance protein: MALWDRVKESASQMQTQLVAKKNDLKSGAFRDASMAMCALVAAADGTIDPAERQRVAQLIATNEVLQNFPADDLRRRFEENLNKLTTDFAFGKVSVLQEVAKAKKKPAEARAVVQIGIVIGGADGDFDKTEQAVVREACYTLDLPPHEFDL, from the coding sequence ATGGCCCTGTGGGACCGCGTCAAGGAGTCGGCATCGCAGATGCAGACCCAGTTGGTCGCGAAGAAGAACGACCTGAAGAGCGGTGCCTTCCGCGACGCCAGCATGGCGATGTGCGCCCTGGTGGCCGCCGCCGACGGCACGATCGACCCGGCGGAGCGCCAGCGGGTGGCTCAGCTCATCGCCACGAACGAGGTGCTGCAGAACTTCCCCGCGGACGACCTCAGGCGCCGCTTCGAGGAGAACCTGAACAAGCTGACCACCGACTTCGCCTTCGGCAAGGTCAGCGTCCTCCAGGAGGTCGCCAAGGCGAAGAAGAAGCCCGCCGAGGCACGGGCCGTCGTCCAGATCGGCATCGTCATCGGCGGCGCGGACGGCGACTTCGACAAGACCGAACAGGCCGTAGTCCGCGAGGCCTGCTACACCCTCGACCTCCCACCCCACGAGTTCGACCTCTGA
- a CDS encoding Lrp/AsnC family transcriptional regulator → MTRRDGGSLDPLDRALVHALHLDGRAPFSTIASVLGVSAQTVARRYRRLRTEAGLRVVGLADPQRTGGTQWLVRLTAAARSAQDIAAALVRRPDTSWVKLTSGGTEITAVIHAPAEDSSAPALLLRDIPRTTGITAVSAHCLLHTYLGGPANWRRSAEALDEEQRAALAHGETAQSEGLRPLAPDGGERLRPLGPDDGALLAALERDGRAGQTELARATGWSPSTVARRLAELRAAGTLFFDVEVDAGLFGVRTRALLWLSVRPADLEEVGSALAGHDELAFVAATTGRTNLVAQALCRDPADLHRYLTRRLGSLRAIDALETSPVLSTLKAASPAVTDLARPRRPTASGVSR, encoded by the coding sequence CTGACCCGCCGTGACGGGGGCTCGCTCGACCCGCTCGACCGGGCCCTCGTCCACGCCCTCCACCTGGACGGCCGGGCGCCGTTCAGCACCATCGCCTCCGTGCTCGGGGTCTCGGCGCAGACGGTCGCCCGCCGCTACCGGCGGCTCCGTACCGAGGCGGGACTGCGCGTGGTGGGCCTGGCCGATCCGCAGCGGACCGGCGGCACCCAGTGGCTGGTCCGGCTGACCGCGGCGGCCCGCTCCGCCCAGGACATCGCCGCCGCACTGGTCCGGCGTCCCGACACCTCCTGGGTGAAACTCACCTCCGGGGGGACGGAGATCACCGCGGTGATCCACGCCCCGGCCGAGGACTCCTCGGCCCCGGCCCTGCTCCTACGGGACATCCCGCGCACCACCGGCATCACAGCGGTGTCCGCGCACTGCCTGCTGCACACCTATCTCGGCGGCCCGGCGAACTGGCGGCGCAGCGCCGAGGCCCTGGACGAGGAGCAGCGGGCGGCGCTGGCCCACGGCGAGACCGCGCAGAGCGAGGGGCTACGGCCGCTCGCGCCGGACGGCGGCGAGAGGCTACGGCCGCTCGGGCCGGACGACGGCGCGCTGCTGGCCGCGCTGGAGCGGGACGGACGGGCCGGGCAGACCGAACTGGCGCGGGCCACCGGCTGGTCGCCCAGCACGGTGGCCCGGCGGCTGGCCGAACTCCGGGCGGCAGGCACCCTGTTCTTCGACGTGGAGGTCGACGCCGGCCTCTTCGGTGTCCGCACCCGCGCCCTGCTGTGGCTCTCGGTGCGCCCGGCGGATCTCGAAGAGGTCGGCTCGGCGCTGGCCGGCCATGACGAACTGGCCTTCGTCGCGGCCACCACCGGCCGCACGAACCTGGTCGCCCAGGCACTGTGCCGCGACCCGGCCGACCTGCACCGCTATCTGACCCGTCGGCTCGGCTCGCTCCGGGCGATCGACGCCCTGGAGACGAGCCCGGTCCTGAGCACCCTGAAGGCGGCGAGCCCGGCAGTCACGGACCTGGCGCGGCCACGACGACCGACGGCGTCCGGCGTCAGTCGCTGA
- a CDS encoding MFS transporter, producing MIVPQTIGLIKAMFSGAETAKALGSIGPVMGLAAVCGPVLGGVLTHADLFGSSWRAAFLVNVPVAAVVLVLSRKLPENRAPARPALDWPGTALVATGTGLVVYPLIGTGLAELRSGSGLLLAAGLLVLVVFVRQQRRSACPLLEPGLFTHRGFTAALAASTAFFALTNGLLTVVVLQLQLGAHRGVLESGLSLSPWSAGLAAASWLAGARLVRRYGRRMMPYGLGVLLAGLPAAVAAYRGTAPGAYPVALLPALALIGVGAGLFTPAFFTLALAPLRPQEVGSAAGLLNAVQQLGATVGVAVLGSVYLSGADTGDAAASLRAAQTVCWVAVGLVGVTLAASGRMGTDTPAETEVSD from the coding sequence GTGATCGTTCCGCAGACCATCGGGCTGATCAAGGCGATGTTCTCCGGGGCGGAGACGGCGAAGGCACTGGGCAGCATCGGCCCGGTGATGGGCCTCGCCGCCGTCTGCGGACCCGTCCTCGGCGGCGTGCTGACCCACGCCGACCTGTTCGGCTCGTCCTGGCGGGCGGCGTTCCTGGTGAACGTCCCCGTCGCCGCCGTGGTCCTGGTCCTCTCCCGGAAACTGCCGGAGAACCGCGCCCCCGCCCGGCCCGCCCTCGACTGGCCCGGCACGGCACTGGTGGCGACCGGGACCGGACTCGTCGTGTATCCGCTGATCGGCACCGGGCTCGCGGAACTCCGCTCCGGCAGCGGCCTGTTGCTCGCGGCCGGGCTGCTCGTCCTGGTCGTCTTCGTCCGGCAGCAGCGCCGCTCGGCGTGCCCGCTGCTGGAGCCCGGCCTCTTCACCCACCGGGGCTTCACGGCGGCTCTCGCCGCCTCGACCGCCTTCTTCGCGCTGACCAACGGACTGCTGACGGTGGTCGTCCTGCAGCTCCAACTCGGCGCCCACCGCGGTGTGCTGGAGTCCGGGCTGAGCCTGTCGCCCTGGTCGGCGGGTCTCGCGGCGGCGTCCTGGCTGGCGGGCGCCCGGCTGGTACGCCGGTACGGGCGCCGGATGATGCCGTACGGGCTCGGAGTGCTGCTGGCCGGGCTGCCGGCCGCCGTCGCCGCCTACCGCGGCACCGCGCCAGGCGCCTACCCGGTCGCACTGCTGCCCGCGCTGGCGCTCATCGGCGTCGGGGCCGGTTTGTTCACGCCCGCGTTCTTCACGCTGGCCCTCGCACCCCTGCGCCCTCAGGAGGTCGGTTCGGCGGCAGGGCTGCTCAACGCGGTCCAGCAACTGGGAGCCACGGTGGGGGTGGCCGTCCTCGGCAGCGTGTATCTGTCCGGTGCGGACACCGGGGACGCGGCGGCGTCCTTGAGGGCGGCGCAGACCGTGTGCTGGGTGGCGGTCGGCCTGGTGGGCGTGACCCTGGCCGCGAGCGGCCGGATGGGAACCGACACCCCCGCGGAGACGGAGGTCAGCGACTGA
- a CDS encoding MFS transporter, with protein MTITHPRTRTPYPWRWPALTALLLGEAMNLLDATLVQVAAPTVHADLGGPVSDVQWFGAAYTLPFAVLLITGGRLGDIAGRRRMFVLGVAVFTAASVACAPHPAPSC; from the coding sequence ATGACCATCACACACCCGCGCACCCGCACCCCGTACCCCTGGCGATGGCCCGCCCTGACGGCGCTGCTGCTGGGCGAGGCGATGAACCTGCTCGACGCGACCCTCGTCCAGGTGGCCGCGCCCACCGTCCATGCCGACCTGGGCGGACCGGTGTCCGACGTCCAGTGGTTCGGCGCCGCGTACACCCTGCCGTTCGCCGTGCTGCTCATCACCGGAGGGCGGCTCGGTGACATTGCCGGACGGCGCCGCATGTTCGTGCTCGGCGTCGCGGTGTTCACGGCGGCCTCCGTGGCCTGCGCGCCGCACCCGGCGCCCTCCTGCTGA
- a CDS encoding ABC transporter substrate-binding protein, with protein sequence MTSNKRTSRTIRRNRGAAVVALAAATALLAGCGSSDDTADNPLTVGKASGGGVVVGSNNFAESILLADIYGEALKAKGIKVTYKPNIGSRETTYGLLQNGAVSVLPEYNGALLAYLDPKAAPKTVEATTTAIEAKLDAKLGLLKPSSAENKDSVTVNAATAKKYHLTAKSSIADLKGVAGDLVLGGSPEFQTRHQGLVGLKSVYGLDFKSFKALDAGGKLTQEALKQNAVQVADLFTTDPTIAKENFVVLRDPKNLFGFENVQPLVNKKALPQKGAAALDAVSAKLDTATLLDLDTQVQTQKKDPLDVAKAWLKSAGLD encoded by the coding sequence GTGACTTCAAACAAGCGCACCAGCAGGACCATCCGGAGGAACCGAGGCGCGGCGGTGGTCGCCCTCGCGGCGGCCACGGCCCTGCTGGCGGGCTGCGGTTCCTCCGACGACACGGCAGACAACCCCCTGACGGTCGGCAAGGCGAGCGGCGGCGGCGTCGTCGTCGGTTCCAACAACTTCGCCGAGAGCATCCTGCTCGCCGACATCTACGGCGAGGCCCTGAAGGCCAAGGGCATCAAGGTCACGTACAAGCCGAACATCGGCAGCCGCGAGACCACCTACGGCCTGCTCCAGAACGGCGCGGTCTCCGTCCTCCCCGAGTACAACGGCGCCCTGCTGGCCTACCTCGACCCCAAGGCGGCCCCGAAGACGGTCGAGGCGACCACGACGGCCATCGAGGCCAAACTGGACGCCAAGCTGGGCCTGCTGAAGCCCTCCTCCGCCGAGAACAAGGACTCGGTCACGGTCAACGCGGCCACCGCGAAGAAGTACCACCTCACCGCGAAGTCCTCCATCGCGGACCTGAAGGGCGTCGCGGGGGACCTGGTGCTCGGCGGCTCTCCCGAGTTCCAGACCCGGCACCAGGGCCTCGTCGGCCTGAAGTCCGTGTACGGCTTGGACTTCAAGTCCTTCAAGGCGCTGGACGCGGGCGGCAAGCTCACCCAGGAGGCGCTGAAGCAGAACGCGGTCCAGGTGGCGGACCTCTTCACCACGGACCCCACCATCGCCAAGGAGAACTTCGTCGTCCTGCGGGACCCGAAGAACCTCTTCGGCTTCGAGAACGTCCAGCCCCTCGTCAACAAGAAGGCGCTGCCCCAGAAGGGTGCCGCCGCCCTCGACGCGGTCTCGGCCAAGCTCGACACCGCCACCCTGCTCGACCTCGACACCCAGGTCCAGACCCAGAAGAAGGACCCCCTGGACGTCGCCAAGGCATGGCTGAAGTCCGCGGGCCTGGACTGA
- a CDS encoding ABC transporter permease: MNVLHFVQAFFSDGAHWHGEDGIPARVTEHILYSLEALAVAAGIGLPVGLVTGHYGRGGNALALIATAARALPTFGLLLLMVTWFGFGLTPVMVPLVALAVPPILVPTYEAVRSVDPSPVDAARGMGMSEPRVLLQVELPVALPLVLSGLRTAAIQIVSTATIAAYVSFGGLGRYIIDGLYQKDYEKVVGGATLVAALALATLAVFWAAARAAVSPGVRRGS; encoded by the coding sequence GTGAACGTACTCCACTTCGTCCAGGCGTTCTTCAGCGACGGCGCGCACTGGCACGGCGAGGACGGCATCCCCGCCCGCGTCACCGAGCACATCCTGTACTCCCTGGAGGCCCTGGCGGTCGCGGCCGGCATCGGGCTGCCCGTAGGACTCGTCACCGGACACTACGGCCGCGGCGGCAACGCCCTCGCCCTCATCGCCACCGCCGCCCGCGCCCTGCCCACCTTCGGCCTGCTGCTGCTCATGGTCACCTGGTTCGGATTCGGGCTGACGCCGGTGATGGTCCCCCTGGTCGCGCTCGCCGTGCCGCCGATCCTGGTGCCCACCTACGAGGCCGTCCGCTCCGTCGACCCCTCCCCGGTGGACGCCGCCCGCGGCATGGGCATGTCCGAGCCCCGGGTGCTGCTCCAGGTCGAACTGCCGGTCGCGCTGCCCCTGGTGCTGAGCGGCCTGCGCACGGCGGCGATCCAGATCGTCTCCACGGCCACCATCGCCGCGTACGTCAGCTTCGGCGGGCTCGGCCGGTACATCATCGACGGCCTCTACCAGAAGGACTACGAGAAGGTCGTGGGCGGCGCCACCCTGGTCGCCGCACTCGCCCTGGCCACGCTCGCGGTGTTCTGGGCGGCGGCCCGCGCCGCGGTCTCGCCCGGCGTACGGCGCGGCAGTTGA
- a CDS encoding ABC transporter permease subunit has translation MNGFFDIPSDLQHSYAGLIGLHLREALLPVLAGLLVALPVGQLCVRFRWLYAPVFGVTTVLYAIPSLAFFVVLIDYTGLTETTVMIPLAVYSLVVLVPAIVDGVRSVPQETLAAATAMGLGPVRRYLQVQLPIAVPAIVAGLRVAAVSSISLVSVGMLIGNQGALGNLLDDAQKYHRPELAVNSVLTTAVLAIAVDALLVLLRLLLTPWMPRKGATR, from the coding sequence GTGAACGGCTTCTTCGACATCCCGAGCGACCTTCAGCACAGCTACGCCGGTCTCATCGGCCTGCATCTGCGCGAGGCCCTGCTGCCCGTGCTGGCCGGACTGCTGGTGGCGCTGCCCGTGGGCCAGCTGTGCGTGCGGTTCCGCTGGCTGTACGCGCCCGTGTTCGGCGTGACCACCGTGCTCTACGCCATCCCGTCCCTGGCCTTCTTCGTCGTCCTCATCGACTACACCGGCCTGACCGAGACGACGGTGATGATCCCGTTGGCGGTGTACAGCCTGGTGGTGCTGGTCCCCGCGATCGTGGACGGCGTCCGCTCGGTCCCGCAGGAGACCCTCGCCGCCGCCACCGCCATGGGCCTCGGACCCGTACGCCGCTATCTCCAGGTGCAGTTGCCCATCGCCGTCCCCGCGATCGTCGCGGGCCTCAGGGTGGCGGCCGTCTCCAGCATCTCGCTCGTCAGCGTCGGCATGCTGATCGGCAACCAGGGCGCGCTCGGCAACCTGCTCGACGACGCGCAGAAGTACCACCGGCCCGAACTCGCCGTGAACTCCGTGCTGACCACCGCGGTCCTGGCGATCGCCGTCGACGCCCTGCTCGTGCTGCTGCGGCTGCTGCTGACCCCCTGGATGCCGCGGAAGGGGGCGACCCGGTGA
- a CDS encoding ABC transporter ATP-binding protein → MIRIESVTKRYPDGTVAVDRLSLDIPDRSITVLVGPSGCGKTTTLRMINRMVEPTEGSILLDGADIRQQPVNTLRRSMGYVIQNAGLFQHRTIVDNIATVPRLLGWSRQKARARAAELMERVGLDTALAKRYPYQLSGGQQQRVGVARALAADPPVLLMDEPFSAVDPVVRKGLQDELLRLQGELGKTIVFVTHDIDEAIKLGTMVAVLRTGGRLAQFAPPAELLSAPADFFVEDFLGADRGIRRLSFFPSGGLELRTEPLAGTGAGGGRSTAGDTPYLLATDADGRPLGWGTPDDLAADTLDPGRLLPYGRPFVPGTDSLRTALDGAVLSPTGWAVAVNAEGRALGVVSQQTIGEAIRAAHSAEAGAGRDADTAVADADTAEGGPETADGDPETAEAAR, encoded by the coding sequence TTGATACGGATAGAGTCAGTCACGAAGCGGTACCCGGACGGCACGGTGGCGGTCGACCGGCTCTCGCTGGACATCCCGGACCGCTCGATCACCGTGCTCGTCGGTCCCTCCGGCTGCGGCAAGACGACGACCCTGCGCATGATCAACCGCATGGTCGAGCCGACCGAGGGCAGCATCCTCCTCGACGGCGCCGACATCCGGCAGCAGCCCGTCAACACCCTGCGCCGGTCCATGGGTTACGTCATCCAGAACGCCGGCCTCTTCCAGCACCGCACCATCGTCGACAACATCGCCACCGTGCCCCGCCTGCTCGGCTGGAGCCGGCAGAAGGCGCGGGCGCGGGCCGCCGAACTGATGGAGCGCGTCGGACTCGACACCGCGCTCGCCAAGCGCTACCCCTACCAGCTCTCGGGCGGCCAGCAGCAGCGCGTCGGCGTGGCGCGGGCGCTCGCCGCCGACCCGCCGGTGCTGCTGATGGACGAGCCGTTCTCGGCCGTCGACCCGGTGGTCCGCAAGGGGCTGCAGGACGAACTCCTGCGCCTCCAGGGCGAACTCGGCAAGACCATCGTCTTCGTCACCCACGACATCGACGAGGCCATCAAGCTCGGCACCATGGTCGCCGTGCTGCGCACCGGCGGCCGGCTCGCCCAGTTCGCGCCGCCCGCCGAACTCCTCAGCGCGCCCGCCGATTTCTTCGTCGAGGACTTCCTCGGCGCGGACCGGGGCATCCGGCGGCTGTCGTTCTTCCCGTCCGGCGGGCTGGAACTGCGGACCGAGCCGCTGGCCGGCACCGGAGCGGGCGGTGGCCGGAGCACGGCCGGGGACACCCCCTACCTCCTGGCGACCGACGCCGACGGCCGGCCGCTCGGCTGGGGCACACCGGACGACCTCGCCGCGGACACCCTCGACCCCGGCCGGCTCCTGCCGTACGGCCGCCCCTTCGTGCCCGGCACCGACTCGCTGCGCACCGCGCTCGACGGGGCCGTGCTCTCCCCGACCGGCTGGGCCGTCGCCGTGAACGCCGAGGGACGGGCCCTCGGGGTCGTGTCACAGCAGACGATCGGCGAGGCGATCCGGGCCGCCCACAGCGCCGAGGCGGGGGCCGGGAGGGACGCCGATACGGCCGTGGCGGACGCCGATACGGCCGAAGGGGGTCCGGAGACAGCTGACGGTGACCCGGAGACGGCCGAGGCGGCCCGGTGA